The proteins below come from a single Papaver somniferum cultivar HN1 chromosome 11, ASM357369v1, whole genome shotgun sequence genomic window:
- the LOC113323089 gene encoding pentatricopeptide repeat-containing protein At2g33680-like yields MSILSSSVFPSCQSKPQHHFPPLRPTTTPPNNFLSSRTFITSRNLTFPKIKLSVAASLVLHDDWPQLLQLSIGSRDYKLGLSIHAFLIKLGSHNETFQGNNLINLYSKFNKLNDAQRVFDEMTIRNTITWTSLMNGYSQNNNDAEAVFAIACNMHRLGEDFSGHTCTVILQACESARDQIVGEQVHSLVIKSGFEENLVVGTSLLSMYLRSGSLASAENVFRNLDDKDIQCLNSMILGYGKEGDGQKSFQLFRDLLNYGLEPSDYTFTSVLSSCGGEIGVREGKQLHGLAVKHGAVNEISVGNALVTLYGKYGLVEEAEKMFSGMTERNLVTWTAILSVYVKNSEGKKAISGFLEMLHLGISFDTNCLATFIDGCSECRNLELGIQIHGFATKLGYFSNLFIGTALIDLYAKCGNLSYAKLVFSSLAVQNTAGFNAILAGYMKIDEGGGEKDEYMFLFHQARLSGVEPDFVTFSRLIGLSAEKASLVKGMALHAYSIKVGLENEIIVGNALVSMYAKCGEVEDSRRMFYTMVCHDLVSWNSLISGCALHGQGKEVLLLFEEMRRRRFIPDEITVLSVLQACSHSGLFDVGIHLFWNMEPNFKIKPAIEHYACMVDLLGRSGSLSKAMEFIKQSAFSESPLLWRTLINTSNLHGDVKISTLASKHLLDLVPDDAGSYVLISNMYAGGGMFSDAARVRTLMNNRKMKKDAGCSWIEIENKVHRFFASGEYHQKSKEIYKKLDELRYLMKEKSHPDIVSLQTWDM; encoded by the coding sequence ATGTCTATCCTTTCTTCCTCTGTCTTTCCGTCATGCCAATCAAAACCTCAGCATCATTTCCCACCACTAAGGCCAACGACAACTCCTCCTAACAATTTCTTGTCATCTCGTACATTCATCACCTCAAGAAACTTAACATTTCCGAAGATAAAGCTGTCAGTTGCCGCGTCTCTTGTTCTGCACGATGACTGGCCTCAGCTCCTTCAACTCTCAATTGGGTCTAGAGATTACAAGTTGGGTTTGTCAATTCATGCATTTCTTATCAAACTAGGCTCTCATAATGAAACCTTTCAAGGAAACAATCTTATAAATCTCTACTCTAAGTTTAACAAATTGAATGACGCACAGAGGGTTTTCGATGAAATGACAATAAGAAACACAATCACTTGGACTTCTTTGATGAATGGGTATTCTCAAAACAATAATGACGCTGAAGCTGTATTTGCAATTGCTTGCAATATGCATAGATTAGGAGAAGATTTCAGTGGGCATACGTGCACCGTGATTTTACAGGCATGCGAGTCTGCTAGAGATCAAATAGTAGGAGAACAAGTTCATAGTTTAGTCATCAAAAGTGGGTTTGAGGAAAATCTTGTTGTTGGTACTTCACTGTTGTCTATGTACTTGAGAAGTGGGTCTTTGGCTAGTGCAGAAAATGTTTTTCGGAATTTGGATGACAAAGATATTCAGTGTTTAAATTCTATGATTTTAGGGTATGGGAAGGAAGGAGATGGACAAAAATCATTTCAGTTGTTTCGTGATTTACTAAATTATGGTTTGGAACCAAGTGACTATACATTCACAAGTGTTTTAAGTTCCTGCGGTGGGGAAATTGGTGTAAGAGAAGGAAAGCAATTACATGGACTCGCTGTTAAACATGGTGCGGTGAATGAAATTTCCGTCGGAAATGCGTTGGTTACGCTGTATGGGAAATATGGGTTGGTGGAGGAAGCAGAGAAGATGTTTTCTGGTATGACCGAGAGAAATTTAGTTACTTGGACTGCAATTTTATCGGTATATGTGAAGAACAGTGAGGGAAAAAAGGCCATTAGTGGATTTCTCGAGATGCTTCACTTGGGTATTTCCTTTGATACGAACTGCCTCGCTACTTTTATTGATGGTTGTTCAGAGTGTAGGAATTTGGAACTGGGAATTCAGATTCATGGGTTCGCGACAAAGCTTGGTTACTTCTCAAATCTTTTTATAGGAACTGCTCTAATTGATCTGTATGCAAAATGTGGTAATCTTAGTTATGCAAAACTAGTTTTCAGCAGTCTTGCTGTTCAAAATACTGCCGGTTTCAATGCTATTCTAGCTGGTTATATGAAGATAGATGAAGGTGGGGGAGAAAAAGACGAGTATATGTTTTTATTTCACCAAGCAAGGCTCTCTGGAGTAGAACCGGACTTTGTTACTTTTTCACGGCTCATTGGTTTGTCTGCTGAAAAAGCGTCTCTAGTCAAAGGTATGGCTTTACATGCTTATTCCATTAAAGTAGGACTTGAGAATGAGATTATTGTGGGAAATGCACTAGTTTCAATGTATGCAAAATGTGGTGAAGTTGAAGACTCTCGTAGAATGTTTTACACAATGGTGTGCCATGATTTGGTTTCATGGAATTCGTTGATTTCTGGTTGTGCTCTGCATGGACAAGGAAAGGAAGTTTTATTGCTCTTCGAagaaatgagaagaagaagatttatacCTGATGAGATAACAGTACTGTCAGTTCTTCAAGCTTGCAGCCATTCAGGTTTATTTGATGTCGGGATTCACTTATTCTGGAACATGGAACCAAATTTTAAGATCAAACCAGCAATTGAGCATTACGCGTGCATGGTTGATCTTTTAGGTAGATCAGGTAGCTTGTCAAAAGCTATGGAGTTCATTAAGCAGAGTGCATTTTCGGAATCACCTTTGTTATGGAGAACACTGATCAATACAAGTAATCTACACGGGGATGTAAAGATAAGTACCCTTGCTTCAAAACATTTGCTTGATCTGGTTCCAGATGATGCAGGTTCATATGTTCTTATTTCAAATATGTATGCTGGAGGAGGAATGTTCAGTGATGCTGCAAGGGTAAGAACACTGATGAATAACAGGAAGATGAAAAAGGACGCAGGCTGTAGCTGGATCGAGATTGAAAATAAGGTTCACAGGTTTTTTGCTAGTGGGGAATATCATCAAAAGAGCAAGGAAATATATAAGAAATTGGATGAACTAAGGTACCTTATGAAAGAGAAATCACACCCCGACATTGTTTCCCTACAAACTTGGGATATgtag
- the LOC113323090 gene encoding uncharacterized protein LOC113323090 has translation MTKSGAEKKRVRRSAALQNGGSRDPNNDTPPRKQVKEKDLFQLFSEKVRDHKELESRWGVLQETRVEYFRGKDFVSFLGKHPEVKEVLESDKSLGPEDIANVLLGRSLLVRCDRVVKTVRPGKKKLSTWPAHLEIHPDQHFSDNDAFFAWTFVKRRPLWQTILSFVWPVVTLAICLFPVFPHQCKLLVLYTCAGLLLLIFSVLSVRGLIFGTVWILLGRRLWIFPNILAEETTLSELFQFWPKKDEEERPKWTSRLFYAAVAAVFILVLRHHAPDEAARARYQRRVSNIIDDVLEWSPKLALSGFMDQESVVNATETHSPATEEHVAQPKEEHEVEEPLVYEEESGDSHHKQ, from the exons atgacgaAATCTGGAGCAGAAAAAAAAAGGGTTCGAAGATCAGCTGCCCTTCAAAATGGTGGTAGTCGAGATCCTAACAATGATACACCACCTAGG AAGCAAGTTAAAGAGAAGGATTTGTTTCAACTATTTTCCGAGAAAGTAAGGGATCATAAGGAATTAGAGTCTAGATGGggtgttttacaagaaacaaggGTGGAGTATTTTAGAGGAAAGGATTTTGTTAGCTTTTTGGGTAAACATCCGGAGGTTAAGGAAGTACTAGAATCAGATAAAAGTTTAGGTCCTGAAGATATTGCAAATGTTTTATTAGGAAGGAGCCTTTTAGTCCGATGTGATCGGGTGGTAAAAACTGTTCGACCTGGGAAGAAAAAGCTGTCTACTTGGCCAGCACACTTGGAGATCCATCCT GATCAGCACTTTTCTGATAATGATGCCTTTTTTGCTTGGACCTTTGTTAAACGGCGTCCGTTGTGGCAGACAATTCTCTCGTTTGTTTGGCCCGTAGTGACTCTAGCAATTTGCTTGTTTCCTGTATTTCCTCATCAGTGCAAGCTGCTTGTATTGTATACCTGTGCTGGGCTTCTTTTACTTATATTTAGTGTTCTTTCAG TGAGAGGTCTCATCTTTGGAACTGTATGGATCTTGCTGGGAAGGCGTCTTTGGATTTTTCCAAATATACTTGCGGAGGAGACTACACTGTCAGAGTTGTTCCAGTTCTGGCCCAAGAAAGATGAGGAAGAGCGGCCCAAATGGACATCAAGGCTCTTTTATGCAGCCGTGGCTGCCGTGTTCATCTTGGTGCTTAGGCACCATGCCCCCGATGAAGCTGCTAGAGCCAG GTACCAGAGGAGGGTCTCAAATATTATTGACGATGTCCTCGAATGGTCTCCAAAATTGGCTTTGTCTGGTTTCATGGATCAGGAAAGTGTGGTTAATGCAACAGAAACTCACTCACCTGCCACAGAAGAACACGTAGCTCAACCCAAAGAAGAACACGAGGTTGAAGAACCTTTGGTTTATGAAGAGGAATCTGGTGACAGTCATCATAAGCAGTAA
- the LOC113323091 gene encoding eukaryotic translation initiation factor 6-2, producing the protein MAVRLQFENNCEVGVFSKLTNKYCLVAIGGSENFYSTFESELADVIPVVKTSIGGTRIIGRLCAGNKNGLLVPHTTTDQELQHLRNSIPDEVVVQRIDERLSALGNCIACNDHVALTHTDLDRDTEEIIADVLGVEVFRQTIAGNILVGSYCTFSNKGGLVHPHTSVEDLDELSTLLQVPLVAGTVNRGSEVIGAGMIVNDWAAFCGSDTTATELSVIESVFKLREAQPSSIHDEMRKSLIDSFV; encoded by the exons ATGGCAGTTC GTCTTCAATTTGAGAACAACTGTGAAGTTGGGGTGTTTTCTAAGTTGACAAATAAGTATTGTTTGGTCGCAATAGGAGGATCAGAGAACTTCTACAG TACATTCGAGTCCGAGTTAGCTGATGTTATCCCTGTGGTGAAAACCTCTATAGGAGGTACAAGGATTATTGGGCGCCTATGTGCAG GAAACAAGAATGGTCTTCTAGTGCCACACACTACTACTGACCAAG AGCTTCAACATTTACGGAACAGTATACCAGATGAAGTTGTTGTTCAGCGTATTGACGAAAGACTGTCTGCATTGGGGAATTGTATTGCTTGTAACGATCATGTTGCTCTTACTCATACTGATCTCGACAGG GACACCGAGGAGATTATTGCGGATGTCCTTGGTGTTGAAGTGTTCAGGCAGACAATAGCTGGAAACATTCTCGTTGGCAGTTACTGTACCTTCTCTAACAAAGGTGGATTG GTTCATCCACATACATCCGTTGAAGACTTGGATGAACTTTCAACTCTTCTTCAAGTCCCTCTGGTGGCTGGTACTGTCAATAGAGGTAGCGAAGTCATTGGTGCTGGTATGATAGTCAATGACTGGGCTGCATTTTGTGGTTCAGACACCACAGCTACTGAGCTATCTGTCATTGAAAGTGTGTTCAAATTGAGAGAGGCTCAACCTAGCTCCATTCATGATGAGATGAGGAAATCTTTGATTGACAGCTTTGTTTGA